From a single Capsicum annuum cultivar UCD-10X-F1 chromosome 12, UCD10Xv1.1, whole genome shotgun sequence genomic region:
- the LOC107853149 gene encoding agamous-like MADS-box protein AGL61, translated as MKNKKGKGRQKIPMKKIEKQVDLYSIFSKHFSGLYKKASELVRECDVDIGMVSFPHFFTLQLMQSFLIFSNPDMQLSESTQLVAAHARDRVKRLNSRLEELDTMKDAEFFRKNVYDELMKTIEELNAEELTQLEGWLNMIGSDLQNRLNQLEKEAKLHPLV; from the coding sequence ATGAAGAACAAGAAGGGTAAAGGGCGTCAAAAGATACCAATGAAAAAGATTGAAAAGCAAGTCGATCTATATTCTATCTTTTCAAAGCATTTTTCAGGTTTATACAAAAAGGCTAGCGAACTCGTTAGAGAATGCGATGTTGATATCGGAATGGTAAGCTTTCCTCATTTTTTCACCCTACAATTGATGCAGTCATTTCTCATTTTCAGTAATCCTGATATGCAATTAAGTGAAAGTACTCAACTTGTTGCAGCTCATGCTCGAGATAGAGTGAAACGACTCAATAGCAGGCTTGAAGAACTTGATACCATGAAAGATGCTGAATTTTTTCGAAAAAATGTGTATGATGAACTGATGAAAACTATTGAGGAGCTCAACGCAGAGGAACTGACCCAACTTGAAGGTTGGTTGAATATGATTGGTTCTGATTTGCAGAATCGTTTGAATCAATTGGAAAAAGAAGCTAAGCTTCATCCTCTAGTTTGA